One genomic segment of Sphingorhabdus sp. M41 includes these proteins:
- a CDS encoding SLC13 family permease, with translation MLPVLAPYAPALVGFILLLLLIAFATEIRPPEVTAIGAAGLLLVLGLISTDDILAAMSNPAPLTIAAMFIISGALVRTGTLEAFALKVTGLAKSSPVLATGLLLVAIAALSGFTNNTPLVMMMIPIGITLAKELGERPSKILMPISFAAILGGTCTLIGTSTNILVDGVAQKSGLTGFSIFEIAPAGIVVALVGVTYLALTRRYLPDRDTMSSLLEDGQAKRYTMSVFIVGTSPYVGQIAGQVDLFRSGERRLVDVIRDDVSIRQSMAECVIREGDVLVLHTNEADVMTIRERGKLPLTKSDDKQQFVPMSSHRSMLAEILLLPDAHLIGQSLKDAALPQRYGVHPIAMHRKGSNLTEQYESATLQVGDTLLLEGAQKNIRRLVAGENLMNVSEPKTRGFRKHKAPIAIAVILAVVLAASFDVMPIAGLAVLGMAAVLVTRCIEPDEAFASVDWRIIGLIVAMLAIGTALENAGLVEMLVAAATPWLSGIPPVFALAAIYLLSLMLTELVTNNAVAIVVTPIAIQLAISLGVDPRPFVIAVMFAASASFLTPIGYQTNTLVYGAGGYRFLDFARYGLPLTVLIAITSILIIPLIWPL, from the coding sequence ATGCTTCCTGTTCTTGCGCCTTATGCTCCCGCTCTTGTCGGTTTCATACTCCTGTTGCTGTTGATCGCTTTTGCGACCGAAATTCGGCCACCGGAGGTTACCGCCATAGGCGCGGCAGGCCTGTTGCTGGTTCTCGGCCTCATCTCAACCGACGATATACTGGCGGCAATGAGCAACCCTGCGCCGCTGACCATTGCCGCGATGTTCATCATTTCCGGCGCTTTGGTCAGGACCGGCACACTGGAAGCCTTTGCGCTCAAGGTCACCGGACTGGCCAAGTCATCACCGGTTCTGGCCACCGGCTTGCTGCTGGTTGCAATCGCGGCCTTGTCGGGCTTTACCAATAATACGCCGCTGGTGATGATGATGATCCCGATCGGTATCACGCTGGCCAAAGAACTCGGTGAGCGCCCCTCCAAGATCCTGATGCCGATATCCTTTGCCGCAATATTGGGCGGCACCTGCACCCTGATTGGCACTTCCACCAACATATTGGTCGACGGTGTTGCACAGAAGAGCGGCCTGACCGGCTTTTCGATATTCGAGATCGCTCCCGCCGGTATCGTGGTCGCGCTGGTCGGTGTCACCTATCTTGCACTGACCCGTCGCTATCTGCCGGATCGCGACACAATGTCCTCTCTACTCGAAGACGGCCAGGCGAAGCGCTACACGATGTCAGTCTTCATCGTCGGCACCTCGCCTTATGTCGGTCAGATAGCCGGCCAAGTTGATCTTTTCCGGAGTGGCGAACGGCGGCTGGTGGATGTCATCCGGGATGATGTCTCGATCCGGCAATCGATGGCGGAATGCGTGATCCGGGAAGGCGATGTTCTGGTTCTGCACACCAATGAAGCAGATGTAATGACCATTCGCGAGCGTGGTAAACTACCGCTGACAAAAAGCGACGACAAGCAACAGTTTGTTCCGATGTCATCACACAGGTCGATGCTGGCCGAGATATTGCTGCTGCCGGATGCCCATCTGATCGGTCAAAGCCTGAAAGATGCCGCTTTGCCGCAGCGCTATGGAGTCCACCCGATTGCGATGCACCGAAAGGGCAGCAATCTGACCGAGCAATATGAGAGTGCCACCCTGCAGGTCGGCGACACTTTGCTGCTCGAGGGCGCACAAAAAAATATCCGTCGTCTGGTCGCGGGCGAAAATCTGATGAACGTCAGCGAGCCCAAGACCCGCGGTTTCCGTAAACATAAAGCGCCTATCGCTATCGCAGTAATCCTCGCTGTCGTCCTTGCGGCTTCTTTCGACGTCATGCCGATTGCCGGACTTGCAGTGCTTGGAATGGCCGCGGTTTTGGTGACCCGCTGCATCGAACCGGACGAAGCCTTCGCCTCGGTTGACTGGCGGATCATCGGTTTGATTGTGGCGATGCTTGCTATCGGCACTGCGCTGGAAAATGCCGGTCTCGTCGAGATGTTGGTCGCGGCGGCGACTCCCTGGCTGTCTGGTATCCCTCCGGTTTTTGCTCTCGCGGCCATCTATCTGTTGAGCCTTATGCTGACTGAACTGGTTACCAACAATGCCGTCGCCATCGTGGTCACCCCGATTGCTATCCAACTCGCGATTTCGCTTGGCGTTGATCCGCGGCCGTTTGTGATTGCGGTGATGTTTGCCGCCAGCGCCAGTTTCCTGACGCCAATCGGCTATCAGACCAATACTCTGGTCTATGGTGCGGGCGGGTATCGCTTCCTCGATTTCGCCCGCTATGGCCTGCCGCTGACTGTCCTTATTGCCATCACCTCGATCCTCATCATTCCGCTGATCTGGCCGCTGTGA
- a CDS encoding pyrroloquinoline quinone-dependent dehydrogenase, which produces MWSALGLTDDLTIEGNALIVRKDVGNVGASWTEYGGDKGGNRYVAASQINTANVDRLTIAWTHKSGAFDGKSDEARQSSALQTTPILVEESLVFCTQFNEVIAVDPGTGEEKWRYDPDVPTDSDPANQYTCRGVSYWKDERANKGSQCSARLFTGTVDARLIALDAKTGKPCEDFGTGGTRRIQPSISLRWPGEFQITSAPAIIGDTVVTGTSIGDNLRTDAPKGTVFAFDVRTGETKWTFDPLSGSPDIRGGHSNVWSTISIDEARKLVIIPTSSPSPDYYGGNRPGDNLYANSVVALNAETGTVAWHFQTVHHDIWDYDLPAQPGLYQVWRNGKAHDVVAQVTKTGLVFVLDRDTGEPFLPVEERAVPQQAEKGETISPTQPFPVGTPNIVPDRVDPSDAFGLTLWDRLACKAQLENLRAEGLFTPPTIQGTLSLPFTGGGANWGSAAFDPRRNLLVINMNNIGQYTRLQPNVKDGGKANKINDDDEFAPMEGAPYGMTRAVIVSPLGLPCTPPPWGVLAGIDLDSGKIVWRQILGTTEDLAPGGFASKLGTPALGGPIVTAGGLVFIGATSDHYLRAFEAATGKELWKGRLPAGGQATPMSYVWKGRQYVVIAAGGASNLDTKLGDNLVAFALPR; this is translated from the coding sequence ATGTGGTCTGCGCTTGGTCTCACTGATGATCTGACGATTGAAGGCAATGCCCTGATCGTCCGCAAGGATGTCGGCAATGTTGGAGCAAGTTGGACAGAATATGGCGGCGACAAAGGGGGTAATCGCTATGTGGCAGCTAGCCAAATCAACACCGCTAACGTCGATCGGTTGACTATAGCATGGACCCATAAAAGCGGTGCATTTGATGGCAAGAGCGATGAAGCTCGGCAAAGCAGCGCTCTGCAGACCACTCCGATATTGGTGGAGGAATCGCTGGTATTTTGCACCCAGTTCAACGAGGTGATCGCCGTTGATCCGGGGACGGGCGAGGAAAAGTGGCGTTATGATCCCGACGTACCCACCGACAGCGATCCGGCCAACCAATATACTTGTCGCGGCGTCTCATACTGGAAAGACGAAAGAGCTAACAAAGGCTCCCAGTGTTCTGCGCGCCTGTTTACCGGAACGGTTGATGCGCGGCTCATCGCACTGGATGCCAAAACCGGAAAGCCATGCGAAGATTTCGGCACTGGCGGCACCCGGCGAATTCAACCTTCGATATCGCTCCGCTGGCCAGGCGAATTCCAGATCACATCCGCGCCGGCAATCATTGGCGACACGGTTGTAACCGGCACTTCGATTGGCGACAATCTGCGAACCGATGCGCCCAAAGGCACTGTTTTCGCTTTTGACGTGCGTACCGGGGAAACAAAATGGACCTTTGATCCGCTGTCCGGTTCGCCAGATATACGCGGTGGCCACAGCAATGTGTGGTCGACCATTTCGATCGATGAGGCACGCAAGCTTGTCATCATCCCAACATCCAGCCCCAGTCCGGACTATTATGGCGGCAACCGGCCGGGGGATAATCTCTATGCCAATAGTGTTGTCGCGCTGAATGCGGAAACCGGTACCGTCGCCTGGCATTTCCAGACGGTTCATCACGATATCTGGGACTACGACCTCCCCGCCCAACCGGGTCTTTATCAGGTCTGGCGCAATGGCAAGGCCCATGACGTGGTGGCGCAGGTAACCAAGACGGGCCTGGTATTCGTGCTCGACCGGGATACGGGAGAGCCCTTTTTGCCGGTCGAGGAGCGGGCTGTTCCGCAACAGGCTGAAAAAGGAGAAACCATCTCACCAACCCAACCCTTTCCTGTCGGAACGCCCAATATCGTTCCCGACAGGGTGGACCCAAGCGATGCCTTCGGGCTCACGCTTTGGGACAGGTTGGCTTGCAAGGCACAATTGGAGAATCTTCGCGCAGAAGGGCTTTTCACGCCGCCAACCATCCAGGGTACATTATCGCTGCCTTTCACCGGCGGCGGGGCCAATTGGGGCAGCGCCGCCTTTGACCCCCGGCGCAATTTGCTGGTGATCAACATGAACAATATCGGCCAATATACGCGGCTACAGCCCAATGTGAAGGATGGCGGCAAAGCGAACAAGATCAACGATGATGACGAATTCGCACCGATGGAGGGTGCACCTTACGGCATGACCCGCGCGGTGATTGTCTCTCCGCTCGGCCTGCCCTGCACGCCGCCGCCATGGGGGGTGCTGGCCGGGATTGATCTGGATAGCGGGAAGATCGTCTGGCGACAGATATTGGGGACAACCGAAGATCTTGCCCCCGGAGGCTTCGCGTCAAAACTGGGCACACCCGCGCTTGGCGGCCCGATAGTGACTGCAGGAGGGCTGGTGTTTATCGGCGCCACATCGGATCATTATCTGCGCGCCTTCGAAGCGGCGACCGGCAAGGAATTGTGGAAAGGCCGCCTACCCGCTGGCGGCCAAGCAACGCCGATGAGCTATGTCTGGAAAGGGCGACAATATGTCGTCATTGCCGCCGGCGGAGCCTCGAATTTGGACACGAAGCTCGGAGACAATTTGGTGGCATTCGCACTGCCACGGTAA
- a CDS encoding cytochrome P450: protein MEPLTMHERQNLMHQFITGGFETTQSAVAHAIWLLVRRPELHQILFEKPGKIKKFVEKTSRWESPVQGLFRVTRRDVELDGTMIPEGSYVIIRYGAANRGYREFICPHRFDMERSNAGAHLAFDSGAHFCVGAKLDRRQMTTAIGDITRRLKNIRLAKDLPDPVHECSLAFLPIAEMHLGFEKR from the coding sequence ATGGAGCCATTGACCATGCACGAGCGGCAGAACCTGATGCATCAGTTCATCACCGGCGGCTTTGAGACCACGCAAAGTGCCGTTGCCCATGCGATCTGGCTGCTGGTAAGAAGGCCGGAACTTCATCAGATTCTGTTCGAGAAGCCCGGCAAGATCAAAAAATTTGTCGAGAAAACCTCGCGCTGGGAAAGTCCGGTTCAGGGCCTGTTTCGGGTAACCCGGCGGGATGTGGAACTGGACGGCACGATGATCCCCGAGGGATCCTATGTGATCATACGCTATGGCGCGGCCAACCGGGGATACCGAGAATTTATATGCCCGCACAGATTTGACATGGAGCGGAGCAATGCCGGGGCACATTTGGCATTCGATTCCGGCGCGCATTTCTGCGTTGGCGCGAAACTGGATCGCCGGCAGATGACGACGGCCATTGGCGACATCACCCGGCGCCTCAAGAACATCAGGCTGGCCAAGGACCTGCCCGATCCGGTTCACGAGTGCAGCCTCGCCTTTCTGCCGATCGCGGAAATGCATCTCGGCTTTGAAAAACGATGA
- a CDS encoding TetR/AcrR family transcriptional regulator: MKASAKTLRQRGRPEGISGDQSRAKLIVNASHLFARHGYKYVKLSDVAEASGMTAAAVYNHFESKDALFIAAVVDVYEQIAVAFNKAADFEGDWRSRLNAILKSASEIYRTHGFFQGIGNAAQTQLLRNPDIFHRILEARLGLTKIFQAILGDAVVAGELPDVTNVNISVELLMAFVINGIGSVTELRNEQSDFDATVAAFRLLIDLPGQRPDGS; this comes from the coding sequence ATGAAGGCCAGCGCTAAAACTCTGCGACAGCGTGGCAGGCCGGAAGGCATATCCGGCGATCAGAGCCGCGCCAAGCTGATCGTCAATGCCTCACATCTCTTCGCTCGCCACGGCTATAAATATGTGAAGCTGTCCGATGTTGCGGAAGCATCTGGCATGACCGCTGCGGCCGTCTATAATCATTTCGAGTCCAAGGACGCCTTGTTCATTGCCGCGGTAGTCGATGTTTATGAACAGATCGCAGTCGCTTTTAACAAGGCCGCAGATTTTGAAGGTGATTGGCGCAGCAGGCTGAATGCAATTCTGAAATCAGCTTCTGAAATTTACCGGACGCATGGATTTTTCCAGGGCATCGGCAATGCAGCGCAAACGCAACTGCTGCGAAATCCCGATATATTCCACCGAATATTGGAAGCCAGGCTGGGTCTAACAAAGATATTCCAGGCGATTCTTGGCGACGCCGTTGTTGCTGGCGAGTTGCCCGATGTTACGAATGTCAACATCTCGGTCGAATTGCTTATGGCGTTTGTGATAAACGGCATCGGCTCGGTCACAGAGCTTCGTAACGAGCAAAGCGATTTTGACGCAACGGTTGCTGCATTCCGGCTGCTGATCGATCTGCCGGGCCAGCGTCCTGACGGCAGCTGA
- a CDS encoding isocitrate lyase, whose protein sequence is MSYQDFKSSADSLINSQNGTWTGIDAESVARMQLQNRFKTGLDIAKYTAAIMREDMAAYDADSSKYTQSLGCWHGFIAQQKMISIKKHFGDTKRRYLYLSGWMVAALRSEFGPLPDQSMHEKTSVPALIEELYTFLRQADARELNLLFRDIDAAREAGDSAAEKAAMDKVENFQTHVVPIIADIDAGFGNAEATYLLAKKMIEAGACALQIENQVSDEKQCGHQDGKVTVPHEDFLAKIRACRYAFLELGVTDGIIVTRTDSLGAGLTKQIAVSNEPGDLGDQYNSFLDCEEIDPATAKNGDVIINRDGKLLRPKRLPSNLFQFRPSTGEDRCVLDSITSLQNGADLLWIETEKPHVEQIAGMMDRVREVVPNAKLVYNNSPSFNWTLNFRQQVYDAMAAEGLDVSEYDRDGLMDAKYDDTELGEAADKRIRTFQADGSKRAGIFHHLITLPTYHTAALSTDNLAKEYFGDAGMLGYVLGVQRKEIREGIACVKHQNMSGSDIGDDHKEYFAGEAALKAGGAHNTMNQFG, encoded by the coding sequence ATGTCTTATCAAGATTTCAAAAGCTCAGCCGACAGTCTGATTAACAGCCAGAACGGCACATGGACCGGCATTGACGCTGAGTCCGTTGCCCGCATGCAATTGCAGAACCGCTTCAAGACCGGCCTCGATATTGCCAAATATACCGCCGCGATCATGCGCGAGGATATGGCTGCATATGATGCCGACAGCTCCAAATATACCCAGTCGCTGGGTTGCTGGCACGGTTTCATCGCGCAGCAGAAGATGATTTCGATCAAGAAACATTTCGGCGACACCAAACGACGTTACCTGTATCTGTCCGGCTGGATGGTGGCTGCGCTGCGCAGCGAGTTCGGTCCCCTGCCCGACCAGTCGATGCACGAAAAAACTTCGGTACCGGCGCTGATCGAAGAGCTCTACACTTTCCTCCGCCAGGCTGACGCCCGTGAGCTGAACCTGTTGTTCCGCGACATTGATGCGGCGCGCGAAGCCGGCGACAGTGCCGCAGAGAAAGCGGCGATGGACAAGGTCGAGAATTTCCAGACTCATGTTGTTCCGATCATTGCCGATATCGACGCCGGTTTCGGTAATGCCGAAGCCACCTACCTGCTCGCCAAGAAAATGATCGAAGCCGGCGCCTGCGCCCTGCAGATCGAAAACCAGGTTTCCGACGAAAAGCAATGCGGTCACCAGGACGGCAAGGTTACCGTGCCGCATGAAGATTTTCTCGCGAAGATCCGTGCCTGCCGCTATGCCTTCCTCGAACTGGGCGTAACCGACGGTATCATCGTCACCCGCACCGATTCGCTCGGCGCTGGCCTGACCAAGCAGATCGCGGTTTCCAATGAACCGGGCGATCTCGGCGACCAGTATAACAGCTTCCTCGATTGCGAAGAAATCGATCCGGCGACCGCGAAAAATGGCGACGTCATCATCAACCGCGACGGCAAGCTGCTGCGTCCGAAGCGCCTGCCTTCCAACCTGTTCCAGTTCCGTCCTAGTACCGGCGAGGACCGTTGCGTTCTCGACAGCATCACCTCGCTCCAGAACGGAGCCGACCTGCTGTGGATCGAAACCGAGAAACCGCACGTTGAGCAGATTGCCGGCATGATGGACCGGGTGCGTGAAGTCGTTCCGAATGCGAAGCTGGTTTACAACAACTCTCCTTCGTTCAACTGGACGCTGAACTTCCGTCAGCAGGTCTATGATGCGATGGCTGCGGAAGGGCTCGACGTTTCCGAATATGATCGTGACGGCCTGATGGACGCGAAATATGATGACACCGAACTGGGTGAAGCGGCTGACAAGCGCATCCGCACCTTCCAGGCCGATGGATCTAAGCGCGCCGGTATCTTCCATCACCTGATCACCCTGCCGACTTATCATACTGCAGCATTGTCGACCGACAATCTGGCCAAGGAATATTTCGGCGACGCTGGTATGCTGGGCTATGTCCTCGGCGTGCAGCGCAAAGAAATCCGCGAAGGTATTGCTTGCGTGAAGCACCAGAACATGTCGGGCAGCGACATTGGCGATGATCACAAGGAATATTTCGCCGGTGAAGCAGCGCTGAAAGCTGGTGGTGCGCACAATACGATGAACCAGTTCGGCTAA
- a CDS encoding S41 family peptidase: MTLRKSASILALAAMLSSCGGGGGSSSPVSLPTGGGAAPTPTPTPVSTTCSLQGRQNWAFDQINQWYLFAETLPASLSPAPYGSVQDYIDALTATARSQGRDRYFTYITSIAEENAFLNSGATAGFGIRLSYDSSASRVFVLDAFEGAPALAAGIDRGAELLAIGTSSSNLQTVTSLFAQGGASAVSSALGPSIAGTSRVLRFRDAAGVETTTTVSKAAYALQPVSPRYGVQIIDNAGTRTGYVNLRSFIDSAEPQLRDAFLQFRNAGVTELVIDLRYNGGGLVRTAELFADLLGRDRFASDVQSVTRFRASKSANNDTRNFRFEEQAVAPTRIAFITTGASASASELVINAMIPYLDANMALVGSNTYGKPVGQIGLDLSACDDRLRIVAFATENADGNADYFGGLAGSLANSCQAADDISLPLGDPGEASTARALGFLSGAACTPISGALEGATSSATTRSSAQRAPLSQARELLMPDRPTPAQREVPGSF; encoded by the coding sequence ATGACATTGCGGAAATCCGCTTCGATATTGGCACTGGCAGCGATGCTCTCGTCCTGTGGCGGTGGCGGCGGCAGTAGCAGCCCTGTGAGCCTGCCAACCGGTGGCGGGGCAGCCCCGACGCCAACGCCCACGCCGGTCAGCACCACCTGTTCATTGCAAGGCCGTCAAAACTGGGCATTTGACCAGATCAACCAATGGTATCTGTTCGCGGAGACACTGCCAGCCAGCCTGAGCCCGGCGCCTTATGGATCGGTGCAGGATTATATCGATGCTCTTACCGCCACTGCACGCAGTCAGGGACGGGACCGCTATTTTACCTATATCACCTCGATCGCCGAGGAGAATGCCTTCCTCAACTCGGGCGCTACAGCGGGCTTTGGCATAAGGCTGAGCTATGACAGCAGCGCCTCGCGGGTGTTCGTTCTCGACGCATTCGAAGGCGCGCCAGCGCTGGCCGCCGGTATCGATCGTGGTGCGGAATTGCTTGCGATCGGAACTAGCAGCAGCAATCTCCAGACCGTCACGTCGCTCTTCGCGCAGGGTGGTGCCAGCGCGGTCAGCAGCGCGCTCGGCCCGTCGATCGCCGGGACCAGCCGCGTGCTGCGCTTTCGCGACGCAGCGGGCGTTGAGACGACGACCACCGTGAGCAAGGCCGCTTATGCGCTCCAGCCAGTCTCGCCACGCTATGGCGTGCAGATCATCGACAATGCGGGGACCCGGACCGGCTATGTCAATCTGCGGAGCTTCATCGACAGCGCCGAGCCGCAATTGCGCGATGCGTTTCTGCAGTTCCGCAACGCCGGTGTGACCGAGCTGGTCATCGACCTGCGCTATAATGGCGGCGGCCTGGTGCGGACCGCCGAGCTGTTCGCCGATCTGCTCGGCCGCGACCGTTTTGCCAGCGATGTCCAGTCGGTCACCCGCTTCCGCGCCAGCAAGTCGGCCAATAACGATACCCGCAACTTCCGGTTCGAGGAGCAAGCGGTCGCACCGACGCGGATCGCCTTCATCACCACCGGTGCCTCGGCCTCGGCCAGCGAGCTGGTGATCAACGCGATGATCCCCTATCTAGACGCCAATATGGCGCTGGTCGGCAGCAACACCTATGGCAAGCCGGTCGGACAGATCGGGCTGGACCTCAGCGCCTGCGACGACCGGCTGCGGATCGTCGCCTTTGCCACCGAGAATGCCGACGGCAATGCCGATTATTTTGGCGGCCTGGCCGGTTCGCTGGCGAACAGCTGCCAGGCGGCGGACGATATCAGCCTGCCGCTCGGCGATCCTGGCGAAGCCTCGACAGCGCGCGCTCTCGGCTTTCTGTCCGGCGCCGCCTGCACCCCGATCAGCGGCGCGCTCGAGGGCGCGACAAGCAGTGCCACGACACGCTCCTCCGCTCAACGCGCTCCGCTTTCCCAAGCTCGCGAGCTGCTGATGCCGGACCGGCCAACCCCGGCTCAACGCGAAGTGCCGGGGTCTTTCTGA
- a CDS encoding globin, with translation MAAHQTDHAVMEDSLVTLGDRYDGMAAELFNRFIAGHPHYAPVFLNPEAARERMTRETLEAMLGLAASEWWVDHAVTNFIDLHHNYADFTPHDYAAWFALVIETMATRAGADWPDGASAAWQRQADGLVAKVATVDRNSEVPVRT, from the coding sequence ATGGCCGCGCATCAGACCGATCACGCCGTGATGGAAGACAGTCTCGTAACGCTCGGCGATCGCTATGACGGCATGGCTGCCGAATTGTTCAACCGGTTTATCGCCGGTCACCCGCATTATGCCCCGGTCTTTCTCAACCCCGAAGCGGCGCGCGAGCGGATGACGCGGGAGACGCTGGAGGCGATGCTCGGGCTGGCGGCTAGCGAATGGTGGGTCGATCATGCGGTGACCAATTTCATCGACCTGCATCACAATTATGCCGACTTCACCCCGCATGACTATGCGGCCTGGTTTGCGCTGGTGATCGAGACCATGGCGACCCGCGCCGGTGCCGACTGGCCCGACGGCGCGAGCGCCGCTTGGCAGCGGCAGGCGGACGGGCTGGTCGCCAAGGTCGCGACCGTGGACCGCAACAGCGAAGTGCCGGTGCGGACGTGA
- a CDS encoding cupin domain-containing protein: MSEARAIIERLGLLPHPEGGWYRETWRAPAAETERASATAIYFLLEAAQKSHWHRVDATELWLWHAGSPLTLRSAADDSGPVADVSLGPDIIAGQAPQHLIPTGHWQAAHADRGWTLVSCIVSPAFEFSGFELAAADWSPGG, from the coding sequence GTGAGCGAAGCGCGGGCGATCATCGAACGGCTCGGCCTGCTGCCCCATCCAGAGGGCGGCTGGTATCGCGAGACCTGGCGCGCGCCGGCGGCGGAGACCGAGCGGGCGAGCGCAACCGCCATCTATTTCCTGCTCGAGGCGGCACAGAAATCCCACTGGCACCGGGTGGACGCGACCGAGCTGTGGCTCTGGCACGCCGGCAGCCCGCTCACCCTGCGCAGCGCGGCGGATGACAGCGGGCCGGTGGCGGACGTCAGCCTGGGTCCCGATATCATCGCGGGACAGGCGCCGCAGCATCTGATCCCGACCGGCCACTGGCAAGCGGCCCATGCGGACCGGGGCTGGACTCTGGTCAGCTGCATCGTCTCGCCAGCCTTCGAATTTTCCGGCTTCGAACTGGCGGCGGCAGATTGGTCGCCCGGCGGCTGA
- a CDS encoding GNAT family N-acetyltransferase → MSLVIRPERPADRQAIHDITRRAFAPMDYAGGNEQDLIDRFRDAGALAISLVAELDDAVVGQVTFTEAFAADGSPGWYTLGPVAVEPELQGQHIGSKLIEAGIEMLRQRNAAGCVLTGDPAYYSRFGFRPFPDLCPDGEPAAYYQILPLRVAVPQAVVAFHPLFYGPS, encoded by the coding sequence ATGAGCCTTGTCATCCGCCCGGAACGGCCCGCCGATCGGCAAGCGATCCACGATATCACCCGGCGCGCCTTTGCGCCGATGGACTATGCCGGTGGCAATGAGCAGGATCTGATCGACCGGTTTCGGGACGCCGGCGCGCTGGCCATCTCGCTGGTCGCCGAGCTTGACGATGCGGTCGTCGGGCAGGTGACTTTTACGGAGGCATTTGCCGCCGACGGTTCGCCCGGCTGGTATACGCTGGGGCCGGTCGCGGTGGAGCCGGAATTGCAGGGGCAGCATATCGGCAGCAAGCTGATCGAGGCCGGGATAGAGATGCTGCGCCAGCGCAATGCCGCGGGCTGCGTGCTGACCGGTGATCCCGCCTATTACAGCCGCTTCGGTTTCCGCCCGTTTCCCGACCTCTGCCCGGATGGCGAGCCTGCCGCTTATTACCAGATATTGCCCTTGCGGGTAGCGGTACCGCAGGCGGTGGTCGCCTTTCATCCGCTGTTCTACGGTCCATCCTGA
- a CDS encoding anthrone oxygenase family protein produces the protein MITATLWFAALSVGIMAGVYFTFSAFVMQSLDAAGRPAGMAAMQSINRIILKSLFLPLFFASSLACLLLAVFGVMQWGNAGAWQMVTGGFVYLAGMLAVTAAANVPLNNALEATDAAGPDAEAMWRRYMQRWLPWNHVRTVSCTVSLALLIGAIAAR, from the coding sequence GTGATTACCGCAACCCTCTGGTTCGCCGCGCTATCGGTCGGCATCATGGCGGGCGTCTATTTCACCTTCTCCGCCTTTGTCATGCAATCGCTGGACGCGGCGGGGCGGCCGGCCGGCATGGCGGCGATGCAGTCGATCAACCGGATCATCCTGAAATCGCTGTTCCTGCCTTTATTCTTCGCCAGCAGTCTCGCCTGTCTGCTGCTCGCGGTCTTTGGCGTGATGCAGTGGGGCAACGCGGGTGCCTGGCAGATGGTGACCGGTGGCTTTGTCTATCTGGCCGGCATGCTGGCGGTGACCGCAGCGGCCAATGTCCCGCTCAACAATGCGCTCGAGGCGACCGACGCGGCAGGTCCGGACGCCGAAGCGATGTGGCGCCGCTATATGCAGCGCTGGCTGCCGTGGAACCATGTGCGGACGGTCAGCTGCACCGTGTCGCTGGCCCTGCTGATCGGGGCGATTGCCGCGCGATGA
- a CDS encoding DUF6632 domain-containing protein yields MIGRYSFLQVALVLFGAIFCLVYPLALVWPSGWMWHEGPPVASHYYMMIVGVYATLGIFLIRAASNPAANRSLIWFTIWSSLVHALIMAVQAIQNPEHMGHMLGDVPALLLVAVVLGLLLPRADPDMQAM; encoded by the coding sequence ATGATTGGACGCTATAGCTTTTTGCAGGTCGCGCTGGTTTTGTTCGGGGCGATATTCTGCCTCGTCTATCCGCTGGCTCTGGTCTGGCCGTCGGGCTGGATGTGGCACGAAGGACCGCCGGTCGCCTCGCATTATTATATGATGATCGTCGGGGTCTACGCGACATTGGGCATATTCCTGATCCGCGCCGCGTCCAATCCTGCGGCCAATCGATCGCTGATCTGGTTCACCATCTGGTCGAGCCTGGTCCACGCCCTGATCATGGCGGTGCAGGCAATCCAAAACCCCGAACATATGGGCCATATGCTCGGCGACGTTCCGGCATTGTTGCTGGTTGCGGTGGTGCTCGGGCTGCTGCTGCCAAGGGCTGACCCTGACATGCAGGCGATGTAG
- a CDS encoding ester cyclase, with protein sequence MTDLEQSRLKIVRDHMALEITHEWDAVIDTFEHPRYELYGNGTVFDGEEAVRAYFAMSRTPFPDQANEVIAIGAAGAHVVLVEFWLTGTHLGPLTIGERVIEPTGKAFRVRMAASFEFAPGTDRIVCERAYFSDAMIARELGL encoded by the coding sequence ATGACCGACCTCGAACAATCACGCCTCAAGATCGTGCGCGATCATATGGCGCTGGAGATCACCCATGAATGGGATGCGGTGATCGATACGTTTGAGCATCCGCGCTATGAATTATACGGCAATGGCACCGTGTTCGACGGCGAAGAAGCGGTGCGCGCCTATTTCGCGATGTCGCGCACGCCCTTTCCCGACCAGGCCAATGAAGTGATCGCGATCGGCGCGGCGGGCGCGCATGTCGTGCTGGTCGAATTCTGGCTGACCGGCACCCATCTCGGCCCGCTGACCATCGGCGAGCGGGTGATCGAGCCGACCGGCAAAGCCTTTCGGGTGCGGATGGCCGCGAGTTTCGAGTTTGCGCCGGGGACGGACCGGATTGTTTGCGAGCGGGCTTATTTTAGTGATGCGATGATTGCGCGGGAGTTGGGGTTGTGA